Part of the Myxococcales bacterium genome is shown below.
CGCTCCAGGCGGGCGTCGACTACTTCTTCACGAAGCACGTCGGCATGCGCCTGAACTACGGCCTCTACGTTACGCCGGACTCGGCACCGGCGACGCCGGAGCCGGGCTCCATCGCCCCGGTTGCCACGGAGAAGCAGCGCGCTGCCGTTCCCGGTAACCGTCTCGCTGCGGGCCTCAACGACGACGCTCGTCGCGGAGCCCACTCGATCCACGAGCTCATCCTGCGCGCCCAGGTTGCCTTCTGAGGAGAATGGCCAACATGACCACCAAGAAGACTCTGATTGCACTTACCGCGAGCTTGGGCCTCGGCGTTCTCAGCGTCGTCGCGCTCACCGCCTGCGGCGACAACCCGACGGACATCAATCCCTTCGACGCCGGCAGCGATGCGCGGCCCGACACCGGGACCGATGCCGGCTCCGATGCCGCCAAGACGGACGGCGGCGGTGACGGTGGCGGCGCCGGTGACGGCGGCGGCAAGTCCGACAGCGGCGGCGGCGGCTCCGATGCCTCCAGCGACGCGCCGACGGGCGGCTGACAAGTAGCTGACGCGACCACAAGTCCCGATTCGTCGGGACCGACCCGAAGAAGGGAGCCTCCGAAACGAGGCTCCCTTTTTCCATTTCGGCGCGTGGTGGAGGTTCGTTTTGGACAGCGATCCGTGCGAGACTTGGGAGGGTCGCTCTCGGCGCGAGCGCCCCCTTCATTCATGGCTCCCGACGACGACGAGGTTACAAAGGTCGGTGTTACCGCCGACATCATCCCGGGCGCGCGCAGCCGCGACAAGGCGTACCTCGTAGCGCTCTCCGGCGAGACCATCGGCCAGCTCTACCCCCTTCCCGCCGGCGAGACGGTCGTCGGGCGCGGCACGCAGGCGACCGTGAAGCTCAACGACGACGGCATCTCGCGCAAGCATGCGCGGCTCCTTCGGCGCGGCGGCGAGGTGCTCGTCGAAGACATGCAGAGCGCCAACGGAACCTACGTCAACGACGAAGAGGTCCGCGGCCAACGGCTCCTCCGCGATGGCGACAAGATTCGCCTCGGTGCGACGACGGTGCTCAAGTTCACCTACCACGACGAGGTCGAGGAGAACTACCGGCAGCGGATGTACGACGCGGCGCTCCGTGACGGCCTCACCAACGCCTTCAACAAGAAGTTCTTCCTCGACCGCTTGAACACCGAGCTGTCCTATGCGCGAAGGCACAACAGTCCGCTCTCGCTCGTGATGTTCGACGTCGACTTCTTCAAGCGACTGAACGACTCCTTCGGCCACCTCGCCGGCGACGACGTCCTCGTGAAGCTCGCGGCCATCGGACACCAGTCCGTCCGCACGGAGGACGTCTTCGCGCGCTACGGCGGCGAGGAGTTCGCCGTCCTCTGCCGCGCTTGCCCTCTGCACCACGCCGGCGCCTTCGCCGAACGGCTGCGCGCGCTCGTCGCCACCACGTCCTTCGAGTGGAACGGGACGCGGCTGCCGGTGACCATTAGCTGCGGCGTCGCCGGGTATCCCGAGTGCGGCGCCCAGGCGCCCGAGCAGCTCATCATGGCGGCCGACGCGGCGCTCTACGAAGCGAAGCGCGCCGGCCGCGACCGCGTCATCGTCCGCTCGTAGCGAGCTCGACGCCCGCGTCCGCCGACGCTCGAGCCGGAGCGCGAGGAGCTTGTGTGCGCGCTTCCGCCCAGAGGAAGACGAACGCGAGCCACAATCCGTCGGCGACGAAGAGATGCACGAGCTGGAGCCACACGGGGGCCAAGAGCGCGACATTCACGAGGCCGAGAGCGAACTGCACGACGACGAGGGCGGTGACGGCGCGCGACCAAAAGACAGCTACCGGCGAAGCGGAGCTGCCGCGCATGAGCGCCGCGAGCGCCAGCGCCGCGAGGCTCACCGCCGAGGCGAAGAGCGGATGGAGAATGCGCAAGCGGAGCAGGACGTGCGCGCTCGACTGGAGCTCGGCGGCGAGACCTTCAGAGAAGCTCGTGGCGGGAAACAAGGTGTCGCCGAGGGCAGCGATGCCGCCGCTCATACCGACGACCATGAGGCCCGCCGCAACAAGCGGGAGCAGCGCGCGTTGGAGCAGCGGCAACCGTGAAGGCGACACCTCGCGAGACGCATCCGGTGGGACGCGACCGCCATGAATCGCCAGCGCAATGGCCGCCAGCAAGAGGAACGTGTTGCCCAGGTGCAGCACCATCGAGAGGGCGCGCTTGAGCGACGCGTTTTGGGCTACCAGCTCGAAGAGCACCAGGAAGCGACCGATGAGCGCCTCCACGATCGTCAACAAGAGGACCGCTACCGACGCGATGCGAGGCAGCGCGCCGCGGGGAAACGAGCGAAAGGCCTGCACCATCAGCGCGAGCGCGAAGAAGAGAACCAGGCCACTGGTCACGCGATGCGACAACTCGATTACGGTCTTTTGGGCGGGCGCCACCGGCAAGGCGACGCCATTGCAGAGCGGCCAGTGTGCGCCGCAGCCCGCGCCGGAGCCGCTCGCGCGAACGTAGGCGCCCCAGACGATGACCAAGAGCGTGTACCCGAGGGTCGCCCACGCGAGCTTTTGGAAGCGGCTCATCGGGGCCTGCTCTACTACGCCTGCGCGGTGACGCAAGCCGGGCCCCGGGCCCCGAGCGAGCGTCTCACGGACGCAAGGAGCGCCGCTCCGCGCGCGCGAAGAGCGCTTCGCGGACGACCACGACGAGGAACATGAGAAACGACAGCGTTCCGAGCCCTTGCCCGAGCGAGAGCGCGAGCAAGATGGGCCACACGGTTGGATTGAAGACCGACCACACCATGAGCGGCAAGGCGACGATGGCCAACACGGCGGCGGCGCGAATGAGTCGCTCGTTCGAGGGTATTTTCACGGGTGGCCCCCATCGGCGGCGGGCGCCGGCATGGCATCGCGCGGAAGCCCGCCGTCTTCGAGGAGCTCTTTGCCGAGTTTGGTGACGGGATGGGCGAAGCCATGGCAGCCCGGGCTCGCGCAAGAGACCTGACCGCTTCGAAGGTCCGCTAGGGAGGACGCGTGGTCGGCCTTCTGAAGCCACCGGGGAGCTGTCATCGTGTGGCAACTGACGCAGTTGGCGTTGGGCAAGGGCCGAAGAATGCGGATCTCGTGCTTCGCCCGCTCAAGCGGCACGTTGCGAAAATCTTTCAGGTAGAGGGCCACGTGCCTCATGCCGCCGAGTTTCGTGACGACGAAGCCATACATGCCGTAGTCCTGGTGGCAGTTGTAGCAATTGCTCGCGCCGAAGGAGCGGCTTCTCGCGTGAATGCCCGCGAGCGATGTAGTGTTCGGGTCGCTTGAATCGTTGGCGTGGGGCTCCATCACGTGGCACGAGCCGCAGAACGCGCGGGACTGGGTCGCCTGAAAACCACTGACGTTGGCAAAGAGCGCGGTAGCGATGGGAAACACGAAGAGGCCGAAGAGCAGCCAGAGCTTCGTGGCCAGCGTAAACGCGGGCCGCCGCACGAGGTATGTGACCAAGATTGCGATGGCGATCGACGCGCAGGCGAGCGCCAGCCATTCGATCCATGTGGCGCCGTGGTGTTGCATCGTCGTCGGGGTGTGGCCATGAAAGCGGGCCCGCAGCGCCAATGCAAGGTGCGTGAGCGAAGTCGCGTGTCGCCCCGTGACGTCCTCGCCCTCTCTGCACTCGCCGCGTCCACCCTCGTCGCGGGCGTCGCCGGGGCCGATCCGCTCCGATTGCGCGGCGACGCGCTGGTGCAAACTCGCTCCCCCGCCCCGACGGGGCTCTTGGTCCTCCGCGGCGAAGACGGAAAGAGATTCGGCAAGACCATCGTCGACGCGGAGACCGTCGCGTGGCTCGGCGCCTTCAGTGGTGACGACGCCTCCGTAGGAGACGTCCTGACGCTCTCGGTGCGAGCGCGTCACGCGCCGACCGGTTCTGAGCTGCGCGCGGGCCGCATGGTCGTCACCATGGGAGCCATTCGCCCGACCCACGTGGACGGCGCGCGCGGGCTCGTGCGGGCCTTCGGCGGTACGACGCTCGAGGCCTTCGCCGGCGCCCCGGTGGCGCGGCGCTTCGACTACCGCACCTTCGATTTTGCGACCGGCGGTCGACTTGGTCAGTCGGTCGGTGACGCCGCGGCCGTCGGGGTGTCCTACGCGCAGCGGCACAATGGCGCGAGCCTCGCCGACGAGGAGGTTGGCGCGGACGTGGCGGTCGCGCCAGTTCCCTGGTTGTCGCTAGCGGGCCGCAGCGCCATGGATCTCGTGAGCCGCGGCGTAACCGACGCGCTTGGCTCGCTCTCGCTCACGGGCCAGCGAACGAAGGCGGAGCTCTTCGCCACGCACCGTTCGCCAGGACGGCTCCTGCCGGCCACGTCGCTCTTCTCCGTGCTGGGCGACTACGCCGCGACGAGTGCCGGCACCACGCTTCGCCTCCGCGCGTTCCCGCGCCTCGACTTGATCGCGAGCGGCGTGGTGCAAACGCAGGCAAAGGACGTCGGGGGGCAGGGCTCGGGGCGCGTGGTGCTCGCCCTCGACGACGATTGGAATGGTTCCATCTTGCTCGAAGGTCGGCGCGTCACGTTGGGACAGGCGCGTTGGAGCGGAGTCCGAACGGCGGCCGTCATTCCCCTCAGTCGCGCCTACCGACTCGGCACCGAGATCGAACTGGTGCGGCCCGACGATCCGCGCGGTCGTGGCTCGCTGTGGCCTTGGGCCTTCGTCAGCATGAGCCGTCGCTCCGCGTCGGGTCTCGAATTTGGCGTCGGCGTCGAGGCCTCAAGCGGCCCCGATCGCCGTGAAGAGGTCGTGGCGCTCGGGCGCGTATCGGTCGAGTGGGACTCGCTGCGGGGCGCGACGCGATGAGAACAGGGTGGCTCTTCGCGTGCCTCGGCCTCGCGTCTTGCGCGGGCCTTTTGGGCATCAAATCCAGCGACCGAGAGCGCAGCTTCGAGCACCGCGCTCACCTCGTGCGCGGCGTGTCTTGCACGAGCTGCCACCTCGGGATGGGCCAAGCTGGCGACACTGGGCCCCTCCATCTTCCGAGCAAGACGCGCTGCCTCGAGTGCCACACCGCTGCCCACGACCCTGGCGACTGCGCGAGCTGCCACGGGCGATCAAGCGCTCGGCAGGGGGCGGAGCTCGCCAAGCGGCATCTCGTCTTCGATCATCGCTCGCACATCGCGCGTCAGGACGGCCAGTGCGTGCGCTGCCACACGGAGGCCGGCAGCAAAGACGCGCCTTCGCTGCGGCCCGCCATGGCTGTTTGCTTGTCGTGCCACGCGCACAAGGATCAATGGAAGACTCGCGAGTGTGACGCGTGCCACGTTGATCTTCCGGCGGAGCTGGCGAAGCCGTCGAGCCACGTGGTGCACGAAGGAGACTTTCTTCGTGAGCACGGCGTGCGAGCTGCGAGCAGTCGCGATCTCTGCGCGACGTGCCACGCGGAGCCCTTCTGCGCCGCTTGCCACGGCACCACGGCGCCCACGCTGCCGCATCGCCTCGACTTCGGGAAGACCACGAGCCCGTCCTTGCATCGCGCCGGCTTCCGTCTCAGGCACGCCGACGAAGCGCGCGCGAACCCGGGCCTCTGCACGACCTGCCACAGCGACGAGCGCACGTGCAGCGACTGCCACGCAGCGAGGCGCGTGGGCGCAGCGCCCGGCATCCGAACACCACACCCGCCCGGGTGGGTCCGCGCTCGCGGTGGCGAACACGGGCGCGCCGCACGCATGGAGCCGGGCTCCTGCGCCGCGTGTCACGGCGGCGCCGGTGAAGCCCTGTGCGTTGGCTGTCACAAGGTCGGAGGCCCCGGTGGCAACCCGCACGGTCCGGGCTTCGGTAGTGCGCTCGACAAGGGGCGCGATCAACCGTGCCGGCAGTGTCACGCGCCATGAAGAAATGGCGCGTTCTTTTGCTCGTGATCCTGGTCGCGGCGCTCGCTCTGGCGTTCGCGTCTTTTCGCACCGTCGTGGAGCGTCCCGCGCCCGTCACGCCGACTCAGTTCATCCCGCCCACCTGGTCCGAGGCACGCAAGTCTCCGATGCACGAGGCTCACGTCGGCAAGCGAAAGATCGCCTGCGCCGAGTGCCACGGCGCGGGCTCCGAAGCGGGCTCTGAAGCGCGCTTCGACGCGCCACCCGACCTGGCCGCTTGCGCGCGCAGCGACTGCCACGCGGAGGCGAGCGCCCGGGCCCACGTGGGGAGCACGTCGCAGAAGACCACGTGCCTGACGTGCCACAGTTTTGCGGCGACGCCGACGACAACGCCGTGCGTCGGATGCCACGAGAAGAAGCCGCTCGATGGCGGCGCCGCCGGAGTGGCGGCAAACCTCGCGCATCATGCGACGCCGGACGCGAAGTGTGGCGCTTGCCACAAGGTGCATGCGGCCGCCGACGCCGGTCGACGAAAGAACGGCGACTGCTCGGGCTGCCACGCCGACGCCGGCGACGGCCATGGGGCCCAGGCGCGCAAAGAGCCTGACGCGTCGCTCGATCCGGCGACGTGCGCCAGTTGCCACGGACCCCACGAGGGGAAGGCCGCCGCAACGCAGCGCTGCGTCTCGTGCCACGCGCCGACCGAAGCGCGCGGTCCGGCGTCCGCGCGCCACGGGCTCGCGGGCCAGAACGCTCCCCGCGTGCTCGTCGCGAACATCGGGCCGCGGAGCCACGAAGCGTGCACGAGCTGCCATGCGCCGCACGACACGAAGCTCGAGCACATAAAGCCGTGCGCCGGCTGTCACGAGCGCCAACGCGGCGCGCTTCGCCCGGGCCACGACCAGTGCGTCGGCTGCCACAAACCCCACGAGAACGTCGATGCGGCGCGCGCGGCTTGCGCTTCCTGCCACACGGCGAAGGTCGCGCTCGCTGCGGCCCGCGTGCCCGAGCATGCACGCTGCGAGAGCTGCCACTCGCCCCACGCGGCGACGCCGGCGAAAGACGCGTGCCGCCGGTGCCACGAGCCCGTCTCCCATGGCGTCTCTCACGGCAAGGCAGGCGAGTGCGTCCAGTGTCACGTGCCTCACACGGCGCCGCCGAATCAAGGGGCGGCGCGCGCATCGGCCTGCGTCACTTGCCACAAGAACGTGCCGGCGGCGGCCCACGCCGCGAAGGCCACGTGCGTCGGATGCCACAAGCCGCATGGGTTTGGCGGTCTCCAGGCCTCCACCACGTTCTGCAGCAGCTGCCACCAAGAGGCGGCGAAGGCCGTGCGGACAGGCCATGGCGACTGCGCCAAGTGTCACGCGTCCGTTCACACACCGAAGCAGACGCAGCCGTGCGGCTCCTGCCACAAGGAGGAAGCGAAGACTTCACCCAAGGGCCATCAGCGTTGCGAAAGCTGCCATGCCCCGCACCAAGGGAGCTCGCCAAAGGTTGCGAGTTGCACCGGTTGCCATCAAAAAAATGGCACCGGTCCCCACAAGAACCTCGCCAAAGGGTGCGCCACGTGTCACCGGCCTCACGGTCCGAAGGGCGTCGCGACGCCTCCCGCGTGCAAGACATGTCACGTTCAATCGACGCTGCCCGGGCTTCACCAGAAGCCATCCCACGGCGCGTCATGCGAACGTTGCCACTCTTCGCACGAGGCGCCGCGAGCCGATCGAGCGTCGTGCACCGGCGGATGTCACACGGATCGTCGCGGGCACCAGCCCGATGCAAAGGTCTGCAACGGGTGCCACATCTTCAGCGATTGACGCGACCGTCGACGTGGTTCTTCGCGCCCGCCGGCGTCAGCGAGAGCGTTCCGACAAAACCGCTCGTGAGGCCGCTGTGGCAAATGCTCCCTCCGCACTGGGTCGCCGCGGCGTGAGGAGGAGGCGGCGGCGTGGCGTGGCACGCGCCGCAGGCCCGGGCCGCCGGCCCGCTGTTCCACGCCGGCGTCTGAAGCGAACCGCCGACGCCCGTATGGCAAGCGGTCTCGGAGCATGTCTTGGTCGCCGCGTCGTAGCGGGCGCGGGCGCCACCGGCGAGCGCCGGGCCTGCGAGGCGAACGACGGCACCGGCACCGACCGGATGTTTGCCGACGGGGATCACGTGGCACGTCGCGCACGCGACGGGCCGCGACGATGACGGCTTTGCGTGCGCGGTGTGAGCCCCCGTCGTGGGCCACGGATCGTCGCCGCTACCGTGGCAAGCGCCGCACTGCCCCGAGCCGTCGCCCAGGTCGATGCGGCCGTTCAAGTGTAGGCGAACAGGCTGCGTGAGCGAGGCGCCGTCGGCCGCCACTTCATGGTGACACTGTCGACAGGGTCCATCGTAGTGAGACGCGGGCGGCGAGCGATGGCAGTCGTTGCACCCCACGCTGGCCTCGCCCCATGCCGGCGTCTCGCGGTTGCCGCCCCGCGCGTGGCAACTTCCAGCGCAGCGCTTGGACGCTGGGTCGAAGGTGGCGCCACGGCCGGCGAGCGTCTCGTCGAGCCAAACTTCAACGTGACCGTCGCCGTGCGCGCCGGCCAACTCGAAGGTCGGCGGAACAGGATGACACGTCTTGCACGCGCGACCCTCCGCCTGCGTCGCCCCGGCATTGACATGCGCGCGATGCGAGTCGCGCGGCGTGCTCGGCGCCGCGCCGCATGAATTCTTCGGCGGGCTCGCGCGGTCGCCGTCGCCGTGGCACGTGCCGCAGGCGAGCGGTCCGCCCTCGCGCGAGTGGCATGAGGTGCACGCCGTCGCACCGGGCGCTGCGACGCGGCCCGGCGCCCCGCTCAGCGCTCCGCTGTTGGGGGCGCCTTGATGGCACTTGCCACACGCGTCGACATCCGCAGCGTCAAGCATCGGTCGGTAACGCGAGGCACGAAGGGTAGACGCATGCCCCTCCGGCAGCCTCGGATCGCCGTAGCGCGGCGAGTGCACGCCTCCCGCCGTCCCCGGTGCGCCTTCGTCGAGCCAGCGCGTGAGCAGCGCCCGCTCCTCGGCCGAGAGGAGCGCCGCGTGATCGGAGCGCGCGAGCGCATCGACGATGGCCGGCGGTTGGCCGGCGGTCGCCGATCGGCCCGCGGCAGTGCAGGACATAACGCTCACGTAAGAGTCAGCCTTCCATCCCGCCGCCGGTGCAGGGCCTGCGTGACACGGCGCGCATCGTGCGCCCAGAAGGGCGCCGACGCCGTCGCGATAGGAGACCACGGCCGGCCGTTCAACACGTTCGCTCGTGCACGCGGAACTGGCGCCCAGGGAAAACAAGAGCGATAAGGAGACCCTCTTGAGGCCCGGTCGAAACACACCGCGAGGGTGCTCGGTGGGAACGACAAATGCAAGGCCCGGGCGGCGATTGATGAAAGGGAGCGCGGTTATGATTCTGTCTCGATCAACGGGGATCCTCTTTGCAGTTTCACTCGTGGGTCTGAGCGGCCTGGTGGGCTTCGCGTGCAGCGGAAACGACGGCAAGGACGGAGCTGCTGGCGCCCTCGGCGCTGCCGGCGTCGCGGGCCCGCAAGGACCGTCTGGCGCCCCGGGCGCCGTGGGCCCCGCCGGCGACGGCGGCGCCGGCGCAGTCCTCTCCGGTGCCTGCACGACGCCGTGCCACACCTTCAACGGCGTGGTCGATCAGTGGCGCTTCAGCAATCACTCGCACCCGCAGGAGAACGAGATCGGCGGCGGGGTCTGCGGCAACTGCCACGGCGTCGATGGCATCGAGCAGCGCGTGGGGGGCAACTACGTGCTCAGCGCGGACGCCGGTGCGCTCCCCACCAACGTCGCGCAAGGTCACATCAACTACAAGACCGTGTCCGGGTCCTCGACGGAGATCACGTACGCGGGCGCATCGACCATCGGTCGCATCCACTGCGCGACGTGCCACGAGTTCAACTCAACGACCGATCCGCACGTGACGGGCAAATACACGGAGCGACAGGCGCCCATTCGTGTCGCCGGTGGCGCCAACGACGTGGCCTACATCGAAAAGACGCTCGCCGACGCGGGCGGCGCTGTCGTGGGTCAGTCGGTCGGATACAAGACCGCGAACGTCTGCATCTTCTGCCACAAGTCCCGCAAGGACATCTCGGTCTACATCACCGCCAACAACAACCTGTCGCGCAACTGGGGACCGCACGAAGGTCCGCAAGCCGACATCTTCACGGGCAAGGGCGGCTACGAGTTCGCGGGCAAGAGCTACGGCACGGCCGTCCACACCACCATCGCGAACGGCTGCGTCGACTGCCACATGCAGGCGGTGGCCGGCAACAGCAACGTGCCGGACCACACGATGAAGCCCAAGGTGGCCTACTGCAAGACGTGCCACACGACGTACACCGGCACGGACTTCAACATCGATTCGGGCCGGACCATCGTGAAGGGGCTTCTCACGGAGCTTCAGCAACTCCTCGACGAGCGCGGCTTGCTCACGCGCACGCCCGCAGCGCCGTACCAAAACCTCACGGACGAGGAGAAGGCCGACGGGCAGTTCCACCTCGACAAAGCGAGGAAGCCGGCCGGCACCGTCGACGCGGATTTGGCGGGTGCACTCTACAACTACCTGCTCGCGGCGCGCGGCAAGGACCTCGGTGTCCACAACCCGCGCTACACCAAGCAGTTGCTCTTCGACTCGATCGTGAAGCTCGGAACGCCGGGCGACGGCGGAACGTACACGCCGAAGACGCTCACCATCCGGCCGAACTGAGAGCGGCGTGACCGGCGGCCCGTGACCGGGACCGTGACCTCGCCGCGACGGCCGTTCGATCTGCGTGATTTCGAGGAGTTAGGGGCCGCTATGTGTCGGCGCAGCGCTTGCTGACTCGAGCGCATGCTCCGAACGTCAGCGGTCCCCTTCGTTCTCCTCGCGCATCTCGTTACCGCTTGCAGCACCGACATCCCGACTGACGCCGCCGCCGCGGGCGACGCGGACGAGGGTCCCGGCGGCGCCGTCGCGGTCGGCGACGTCGCGCCCCGGCCCATTGCGCCGCCGGAGGAATCGCCGGTGGCCTGCGGCGGTGTGGACTGCACGAAGCTGCCTCACGTCGACCCGTCACGGGTCACCTGCCAACAAGGCCAGTGTCAGGTGGCAAGGGCCTGCGCTCCAGGCTGGGGCCACTGTGGCAACGATCCGACAACCGGCTGCGAGACCGACCTCACGGCGACCGCCAGCTGCGGCGCTTGCTCAGTCCAGTGCGGTGGCCCGACCCCTCTGTGCGTGCCCGAGGAGGGCGGCGCGGCGCGCTGCGTCTCCTCCTGCGAGGGCACCCGAACGCCCACGGCCTGCGGCAACACGTGCGTGGACACCCAGAACGACCCCCTTCACTGCGGGGGGTGCGCGCCCTGCGGCGTTACCCTGAACGGTTCGGCCACTTGCAGTGGAGGCCTCTGTGGGCTTGCTTGCAATCCCGGGTTTCACCGCTGCGGGTCGACCTGTCGCGAAGACACGAGCGTCACCGCCTGTGGCCCTTCGTGCGCGACCTGCGCCGCGCCGCCACACAACGGTGTCGCCGCGTGTGTTGCGGGAGCGTGCACCGTCGCTTGCGACGCCGGCTTCTACGCCGATGGCGGCACGTGCAAGCCGACTTACACGGTGAGCGGCGCTGCCGCCAACGTCGTCGCCTTCGACGTCGACAGCGCGGGCGGTATGCTCGCCGTCGCGCGCGGCACGGGAGAGCTGCGCTTCCAATGCTTCAGCCCCAACGGCATCCCGATGGGACCCGACCAACAGCTGACCTCGTTCGATGCAGCAACGACGGCGCCCGGGCGGGTGATGGTGGCGCGCTCCCGGGTCACCAAGCAGTCGCTTGTGCTCTGGCACGTCAGCGGACCGTCGGCCCACGAGGCGCATTACGCGTACGTGAGTGCGTCATGTCAGATTCAGAAGTCCGCGCCCCTCGCCACGACCGGCGGCAACATCTACCTCCAAGGTGTGGCCATCGACGATCAAGGCTTAGGCGCCGCCCTCTTGAACCTCGCGGGGCCCAAGGTCCGAGAGTTGGTTCAGTTCGACAAGAGCGGTGCCCCCCTCTCGGTCAACGACTTCGAAGCGTTCGGCGCCTACGACAGCCACTTGGCCATGCGACGCACGACCGGCGAGACGATCATCGTAACGTCCACCTACGTGGCGCCGAAGTTTGAGCGTCACTACCGCCGCTTCAGCGGCGCCGGCGCCGCCATCGACCCGGAGTTCATCGCGATCAACGGCCTCCTCGGCTCCGGTAGCTACGTGCGCGTCGGCATGGACGACGACGGTGCCTTCGTCGTCCTCGGCGAGATGACACGAATCCCCAACGCATGGGGGGCGACGTTCCACAACGCGACGGGCGCCGTCGTCGCCACGCTACCGGCCGCTGGCATGGCGGGCTATGCCGACACATTCGTGCCCGTGACGAGCAGCGGCGACTTCGTTTGGCCCATTCGTACCGCCATCACTTCGGCGCGCGAGCGCCGTTCCCCGGCGGGAGTCTTGGCCGGCGCGTCACCGTGGGGGTCGCCCTACGCCAACACGCTCGAGCTGCGCCTCGATGCGAACGACTCGACGTACATGATCCTCAGCGGTGGCACTGGACGCACCGTCAAGAAGGACCCCTTCGCGCTCTGAGCACGCTGAAAGGCTCTCCGCCGCAGACCCCAGCTCTGCCTACTTCACCTTAAACTTCTTGCAAGCTGCATCGAACACGCCGAGCGCGTTTTCGAGCGGCTTGACGAGGTCGCCGAGGCAGATGTTCCCAAGGACAGCGTTCTGGCCTGTCTTCGCGACGAAGTCCTTGAGGCGCGTGGCCTCCCCGGCCTG
Proteins encoded:
- a CDS encoding cytochrome c3 family protein, giving the protein MKKWRVLLLVILVAALALAFASFRTVVERPAPVTPTQFIPPTWSEARKSPMHEAHVGKRKIACAECHGAGSEAGSEARFDAPPDLAACARSDCHAEASARAHVGSTSQKTTCLTCHSFAATPTTTPCVGCHEKKPLDGGAAGVAANLAHHATPDAKCGACHKVHAAADAGRRKNGDCSGCHADAGDGHGAQARKEPDASLDPATCASCHGPHEGKAAATQRCVSCHAPTEARGPASARHGLAGQNAPRVLVANIGPRSHEACTSCHAPHDTKLEHIKPCAGCHERQRGALRPGHDQCVGCHKPHENVDAARAACASCHTAKVALAAARVPEHARCESCHSPHAATPAKDACRRCHEPVSHGVSHGKAGECVQCHVPHTAPPNQGAARASACVTCHKNVPAAAHAAKATCVGCHKPHGFGGLQASTTFCSSCHQEAAKAVRTGHGDCAKCHASVHTPKQTQPCGSCHKEEAKTSPKGHQRCESCHAPHQGSSPKVASCTGCHQKNGTGPHKNLAKGCATCHRPHGPKGVATPPACKTCHVQSTLPGLHQKPSHGASCERCHSSHEAPRADRASCTGGCHTDRRGHQPDAKVCNGCHIFSD
- a CDS encoding NapC/NirT family cytochrome c translates to MQHHGATWIEWLALACASIAIAILVTYLVRRPAFTLATKLWLLFGLFVFPIATALFANVSGFQATQSRAFCGSCHVMEPHANDSSDPNTTSLAGIHARSRSFGASNCYNCHQDYGMYGFVVTKLGGMRHVALYLKDFRNVPLERAKHEIRILRPLPNANCVSCHTMTAPRWLQKADHASSLADLRSGQVSCASPGCHGFAHPVTKLGKELLEDGGLPRDAMPAPAADGGHP
- a CDS encoding CxxxxCH/CxxCH domain-containing protein; this translates as MSCTAAGRSATAGQPPAIVDALARSDHAALLSAEERALLTRWLDEGAPGTAGGVHSPRYGDPRLPEGHASTLRASRYRPMLDAADVDACGKCHQGAPNSGALSGAPGRVAAPGATACTSCHSREGGPLACGTCHGDGDRASPPKNSCGAAPSTPRDSHRAHVNAGATQAEGRACKTCHPVPPTFELAGAHGDGHVEVWLDETLAGRGATFDPASKRCAGSCHARGGNRETPAWGEASVGCNDCHRSPPASHYDGPCRQCHHEVAADGASLTQPVRLHLNGRIDLGDGSGQCGACHGSGDDPWPTTGAHTAHAKPSSSRPVACATCHVIPVGKHPVGAGAVVRLAGPALAGGARARYDAATKTCSETACHTGVGGSLQTPAWNSGPAARACGACHATPPPPPHAAATQCGGSICHSGLTSGFVGTLSLTPAGAKNHVDGRVNR
- a CDS encoding GGDEF domain-containing protein encodes the protein MAPDDDEVTKVGVTADIIPGARSRDKAYLVALSGETIGQLYPLPAGETVVGRGTQATVKLNDDGISRKHARLLRRGGEVLVEDMQSANGTYVNDEEVRGQRLLRDGDKIRLGATTVLKFTYHDEVEENYRQRMYDAALRDGLTNAFNKKFFLDRLNTELSYARRHNSPLSLVMFDVDFFKRLNDSFGHLAGDDVLVKLAAIGHQSVRTEDVFARYGGEEFAVLCRACPLHHAGAFAERLRALVATTSFEWNGTRLPVTISCGVAGYPECGAQAPEQLIMAADAALYEAKRAGRDRVIVRS
- a CDS encoding COX15/CtaA family protein, whose product is MSRFQKLAWATLGYTLLVIVWGAYVRASGSGAGCGAHWPLCNGVALPVAPAQKTVIELSHRVTSGLVLFFALALMVQAFRSFPRGALPRIASVAVLLLTIVEALIGRFLVLFELVAQNASLKRALSMVLHLGNTFLLLAAIALAIHGGRVPPDASREVSPSRLPLLQRALLPLVAAGLMVVGMSGGIAALGDTLFPATSFSEGLAAELQSSAHVLLRLRILHPLFASAVSLAALALAALMRGSSASPVAVFWSRAVTALVVVQFALGLVNVALLAPVWLQLVHLFVADGLWLAFVFLWAEARTQAPRAPARASADAGVELATSGR